One window of the Candidatus Zixiibacteriota bacterium genome contains the following:
- a CDS encoding exported hypothetical protein (Evidence 5 : Unknown function) encodes MKKIFFIFGGLIWILASLAPAQEAGSKISVQAGISFFPNPADSPKVLVEFPFAVNRNDFAFMPIDSQVSGVRAAIYAEIIVTDTLGKPVDSSSTYFYTMAPDTVSARMSKIRLFNKLLLDLEPGIYKGKLNVIDVTSKRNGAMLYDRIEVPAVVKDRLSLSSLELAIQIRVVDESYKGNPRLVKNDREVIPNPMGIFSEEDTLLYTYAELYGLAYDSARKDQFKINYLITQAGVPALNDSNGYRHDFGDIAMDKPGPSAVLTNVLPFRGNPGRYDIALTATDVESGETVTATRRFIVVPKTGYQPPAVVYRMKSPLDTASITTISNLVHYLLSPSELAVFNSLNDSGKIRYAGQFFRDHDPTPGTGENEYLNQAFARYDYALEHFSNDPEVKSGWRSDRGRVLMQYGFWDQRDEEIVPEKELGPIIENTNTKTRIAPIMGRPWERWYYRNIQSGILFIFEDVSGFGDFRLVHSTATGEIYNKEWDTYIKDHNLEIY; translated from the coding sequence ATGAAGAAGATATTTTTTATTTTTGGCGGCCTTATCTGGATTCTGGCGTCATTGGCGCCCGCGCAGGAGGCCGGATCAAAAATCAGCGTGCAGGCCGGAATTTCGTTCTTTCCCAATCCGGCGGACAGTCCCAAGGTTCTGGTGGAATTTCCCTTTGCGGTAAACCGCAACGATTTCGCGTTTATGCCGATCGACAGCCAGGTTTCGGGAGTGAGAGCGGCTATTTATGCCGAAATTATCGTTACCGATACGCTGGGAAAGCCGGTCGATTCGTCCAGCACTTACTTCTATACCATGGCGCCCGATACCGTTTCGGCCAGAATGAGTAAAATACGGCTGTTCAATAAACTGCTTCTCGACCTTGAACCCGGCATTTATAAGGGCAAACTCAATGTCATCGATGTCACCAGCAAGAGGAACGGGGCGATGCTGTATGATCGAATTGAGGTGCCGGCGGTTGTTAAGGACCGTCTTTCTTTGAGCAGTCTGGAATTGGCGATTCAGATTCGGGTCGTGGACGAATCATACAAAGGAAATCCGCGTCTGGTGAAAAACGACCGCGAGGTCATTCCCAATCCCATGGGGATATTTTCCGAAGAAGACACCCTGCTCTATACTTACGCCGAACTGTACGGGCTCGCCTATGACAGCGCCCGGAAGGACCAGTTTAAAATCAATTACCTGATAACTCAGGCGGGGGTGCCCGCATTAAATGATAGCAACGGCTACCGCCATGACTTCGGGGATATCGCCATGGATAAGCCGGGTCCGTCGGCAGTCCTGACTAATGTGCTCCCATTTCGGGGCAATCCGGGGCGGTATGATATTGCCTTGACCGCGACCGATGTGGAATCCGGAGAGACGGTCACCGCCACCCGCCGATTCATTGTCGTTCCGAAAACCGGATACCAGCCGCCGGCCGTCGTATACAGGATGAAAAGTCCTCTGGACACGGCGAGCATCACGACTATCAGCAACTTGGTGCATTACCTGTTATCACCCTCCGAACTGGCGGTATTCAATAGCCTGAACGATTCGGGGAAAATCCGGTATGCCGGGCAGTTTTTCAGGGATCACGACCCGACTCCGGGAACCGGCGAGAACGAATATCTGAATCAGGCCTTTGCGCGCTACGACTATGCCCTCGAGCATTTTTCCAACGACCCCGAAGTCAAAAGCGGCTGGCGCAGTGACCGCGGCCGGGTGCTGATGCAATACGGGTTCTGGGATCAGCGCGACGAGGAGATTGTGCCGGAGAAAGAACTGGGTCCGATAATCGAAAATACCAATACCAAGACCCGAATCGCGCCGATCATGGGACGGCCCTGGGAGCGGTGGTACTACCGCAATATTCAGAGCGGGATATTATTTATTTTCGAAGATGTCAGCGGGTTCGGCGACTTCCGGCTGGTGCACTCGACAGCGACCGGAGAAATTTATAACAAAGAATGGGATACATATATTAAGGATCATAATTTGGAAATTTATTAG
- a CDS encoding conserved exported hypothetical protein (Evidence 4 : Unknown function but conserved in other organisms) has translation MFMKMKHAFITAICALSLFGSGTALSQEGKKQVGTPDFQVDFAQFRTDRPDTNRIEIYYRIFNSNLQFVKTADGYSAAYELALAIYDSKGHQINGLSRDRTVSVPDYARTISETDFRTSQINFDLAAGKYKIDCILTDQNSGAKSKRSLKLDIQKYDGGDPMVSGIEFVRAVDTTIYDSLFLKAGKTVIPSVGREYGGDSGSALMYYLELYQGSGKRANVMVETQLLNKRMDAVYRDTLTSVFAEPTLRQIRRISLTGIKAGVYTLEISLKGRRDKVVTDVREPLIIYWSPEAMVKNDFETAVSELKYIATPAEMKAFKKAATPEEKLHLWNQFWLKRDPTPGTPANEAKGEYYRRIDYANAHFSILRKEGWLTDRGSVYITYGEPDQIEDFPFELDSKAYQIWDYYQAGDVRRFLFIDEWGDGDYRLQYPYDGRY, from the coding sequence ATGTTTATGAAGATGAAGCATGCATTTATTACCGCAATTTGTGCGCTATCGCTTTTCGGAAGCGGGACGGCCCTGTCGCAGGAGGGCAAAAAGCAGGTCGGAACGCCTGATTTTCAGGTCGATTTCGCCCAATTCCGCACCGACCGCCCCGATACCAATCGCATCGAAATTTACTATCGTATTTTTAATTCCAACCTTCAATTTGTCAAAACGGCCGACGGTTATTCCGCCGCCTATGAACTGGCGCTGGCAATATATGACAGTAAGGGCCATCAGATCAATGGCCTGAGTCGTGACCGGACTGTCAGCGTCCCCGATTACGCCAGGACAATTTCGGAAACGGATTTTCGCACGAGTCAGATAAATTTCGATCTGGCGGCCGGGAAATATAAGATCGATTGTATTTTGACCGATCAAAATTCCGGGGCCAAAAGCAAGCGCAGTCTTAAACTCGACATCCAGAAATATGACGGCGGCGATCCCATGGTATCCGGTATCGAGTTTGTCCGCGCCGTAGATACTACTATTTATGATTCCCTGTTTTTGAAGGCCGGCAAGACGGTTATTCCCTCGGTAGGACGGGAGTATGGCGGCGATTCCGGTAGTGCGTTGATGTACTATTTGGAACTGTACCAGGGTTCCGGCAAACGTGCCAATGTCATGGTGGAAACACAGCTTCTGAACAAGCGGATGGATGCCGTCTATCGGGACACGCTGACCTCGGTTTTTGCGGAGCCGACGCTGCGGCAAATTCGAAGAATATCTTTAACCGGAATCAAAGCGGGAGTATATACCCTGGAAATATCACTTAAGGGGAGACGGGATAAAGTGGTCACCGATGTCCGCGAACCTCTGATAATATACTGGTCGCCGGAAGCGATGGTCAAAAATGATTTTGAAACGGCCGTTTCGGAACTCAAATATATCGCCACCCCGGCGGAGATGAAGGCCTTCAAGAAAGCGGCGACGCCCGAAGAAAAATTGCATCTCTGGAACCAGTTCTGGCTGAAGCGGGATCCGACCCCCGGAACTCCCGCGAATGAGGCCAAAGGGGAATACTACCGCCGGATCGATTATGCCAATGCCCACTTTTCGATTCTTCGCAAAGAAGGCTGGTTGACCGATCGGGGAAGTGTTTATATCACCTATGGAGAGCCGGATCAAATCGAGGATTTTCCCTTCGAACTGGACAGCAAGGCCTATCAGATTTGGGATTATTATCAGGCCGGTGACGTGCGCCGTTTCCTGTTTATAGATGAATGGGGTGACGGGGACTATCGGCTTCAATATCCGTATGATGGAAGATATTAA
- a CDS encoding ABC efflux pump, inner membrane subunit, which produces MNSVEMKEGVIMAMNSLLSNKFRSALTILGVLIGVWSVIAMTSLIRGLDNAVQSSITDLGSNIIFVDTFPPNTDWDELTDEERNRKDITVYEAEAISESCPAVTAVSPENHYYPPGGNTVKYQGRKANRPVVIGVVPDFLKVRSNTVEAGRFFTKLDNDNRMMFCLLGSDVKEALFPGEDPIDKQIRLNNERFTVIGTFAKIKSLFGDNDNNNVYIPLETYMKLYPWDTALTLAVSAASMAQVEQAKEEITVALRKARKVPYDKENDFAVFGQENLREMVGNITKYIYIAMIVISSVGLMVGGVGVMNIMLVSVTERTREIGVRKAIGARRNNILWQFLIEAMTLSGTGGVLGIGVGLMTSLLIGMLTPLPFGVSGLYVFLGFLVAVSVGLIAGIYPAYRAARVDPIESLRYE; this is translated from the coding sequence ATGAATTCGGTAGAAATGAAAGAAGGGGTCATCATGGCCATGAACTCCCTTCTCTCCAATAAATTTCGTTCGGCCCTGACAATACTGGGCGTGTTGATCGGAGTCTGGTCGGTGATTGCGATGACGTCACTTATTCGCGGCCTCGACAATGCGGTGCAAAGTTCCATTACCGATCTGGGAAGCAACATAATTTTCGTGGATACTTTTCCCCCCAACACCGACTGGGACGAATTGACCGACGAAGAGCGGAACCGCAAGGATATTACTGTCTATGAGGCCGAAGCGATTAGCGAATCGTGCCCCGCCGTTACGGCGGTCTCGCCGGAGAATCACTATTATCCGCCGGGGGGCAATACGGTCAAATATCAGGGACGAAAGGCGAATCGCCCGGTAGTCATCGGAGTGGTTCCGGACTTCCTTAAGGTTCGCAGCAATACGGTCGAAGCGGGCCGATTTTTCACGAAACTCGACAACGACAACCGGATGATGTTCTGCCTGCTCGGGTCCGATGTCAAGGAGGCCCTTTTTCCCGGCGAAGATCCGATCGATAAGCAGATTCGGCTCAATAATGAAAGATTTACGGTTATCGGGACATTCGCCAAAATAAAATCATTATTCGGCGACAATGACAACAATAATGTCTATATCCCGCTGGAGACATATATGAAGCTGTATCCCTGGGATACGGCTTTGACGCTGGCGGTCAGCGCCGCCTCGATGGCGCAGGTGGAACAGGCCAAAGAAGAGATTACGGTGGCGTTACGCAAGGCGCGGAAGGTTCCTTATGACAAGGAAAATGATTTTGCGGTCTTCGGCCAGGAAAATTTGCGAGAGATGGTCGGCAATATCACCAAGTACATATATATCGCGATGATCGTTATTTCATCGGTCGGGTTGATGGTGGGGGGAGTGGGGGTGATGAATATTATGCTCGTTTCGGTGACGGAGCGGACCCGTGAAATCGGCGTCCGCAAAGCGATCGGAGCGCGGCGCAACAATATCCTGTGGCAATTCCTCATCGAAGCCATGACACTCTCGGGAACGGGGGGAGTGTTGGGAATCGGGGTGGGTCTTATGACCTCTCTTTTGATCGGCATGCTGACACCGCTTCCGTTCGGAGTATCGGGGCTTTATGTCTTTCTTGGATTCCTGGTGGCCGTGTCGGTCGGCCTGATCGCAGGCATTTATCCCGCCTATCGCGCGGCCCGAGTAGATCCTATCGAGTCTCTCCGCTACGAGTAA